The Leptospira venezuelensis genome contains a region encoding:
- a CDS encoding MBOAT family O-acyltransferase, translating to MIFPTLEFFLFFSFVFITHWYVLPALIPEPKLRKSIIHIFLLIMSYIFYMSWNWKFGGLILLSTVIDFFLADLIFESQDQVFRKRMIVISLVLNLVFILGFFKYYGFLSENLNVFLHTLGFPSLFPVLKIVLPVGISFYTFQSLSYTIDVYRGAIPSEKNFIRFALFVSFFPQLVAGPIVTAKSFLPQLQTEKKIEDIPFRKAIRYFLMGYFKKVVLSDNISPIADLIFKNPDAYSTEALWLGAFLFWVQVYCDFSGYTDMAYSAALLLGYELPENFRMPYISQSVTEHWRRWHITLSTWLRDYVYISLGGNRVGLVRHRFNVWFTMFVGGIWHGANWTFLIWGSIQGGFLLVESVLKEWKAKWFPNLTISDSWDKALTPVRVLYASSVAVTFGVIFRSANIESALKMIHGMYVYQSGELRPYMLKQGIPAILCVIIGHYIGWLVYEKGKEFKIPVWLEFSLYPLIAFCFAILSPDGEIPFIYFDF from the coding sequence GTGATCTTTCCCACACTTGAATTTTTTCTTTTTTTCTCTTTCGTATTTATAACACATTGGTACGTTTTACCGGCCCTTATTCCGGAGCCAAAACTACGCAAATCAATCATCCATATCTTCCTGCTCATCATGAGTTATATCTTCTATATGAGCTGGAACTGGAAATTTGGTGGATTAATCTTATTGTCCACAGTTATCGATTTCTTCTTAGCTGATTTGATCTTTGAATCCCAAGACCAAGTTTTCCGCAAAAGAATGATCGTAATCAGCTTGGTGCTGAACCTTGTATTCATTTTAGGATTTTTTAAATATTATGGATTCTTGAGTGAGAATCTGAATGTATTCTTACACACTTTAGGTTTTCCAAGTTTATTCCCTGTTCTTAAAATAGTTCTCCCGGTAGGGATTTCCTTTTATACATTCCAGAGTTTGAGTTATACGATAGATGTGTACAGAGGTGCGATTCCTTCTGAAAAAAACTTCATTAGATTTGCATTATTTGTTTCCTTCTTCCCTCAATTGGTAGCGGGACCTATCGTTACAGCGAAAAGTTTTTTGCCTCAATTACAAACAGAGAAGAAGATAGAAGATATCCCTTTTAGAAAGGCCATTCGTTATTTTCTAATGGGTTATTTTAAGAAGGTTGTATTATCGGATAATATTTCTCCGATTGCGGACCTGATCTTTAAAAATCCGGATGCTTATTCTACAGAAGCACTATGGTTAGGCGCATTTCTTTTTTGGGTGCAGGTTTATTGCGATTTTAGCGGTTACACTGATATGGCATATTCTGCGGCTCTTCTCTTAGGTTATGAGCTTCCCGAGAACTTTAGAATGCCGTACATTTCTCAATCCGTTACGGAACATTGGAGAAGATGGCATATAACTCTTTCTACTTGGCTCAGAGATTATGTATATATTTCCTTAGGTGGAAATCGTGTAGGGCTTGTAAGACATAGGTTTAATGTTTGGTTCACAATGTTCGTGGGAGGGATTTGGCATGGAGCCAATTGGACCTTCCTTATCTGGGGTTCTATCCAGGGCGGATTTCTATTAGTAGAATCTGTATTAAAAGAATGGAAAGCGAAATGGTTCCCGAACCTAACAATTTCAGACTCCTGGGATAAGGCATTAACTCCTGTTAGAGTTTTATATGCGAGCTCGGTTGCGGTTACCTTTGGAGTGATTTTCCGATCCGCAAATATAGAATCTGCTCTGAAAATGATACATGGAATGTATGTGTATCAAAGCGGAGAACTTAGGCCTTATATGTTAAAGCAAGGTATCCCTGCGATACTCTGTGTGATCATTGGACATTATATTGGTTGGCTTGTTTACGAAAAAGGAAAGGAGTTCAAGATCCCTGTCTGGCTAGAATTTTCTCTTTATCCTTTGATCGCATTTTGTTTTGCGATCTTAAGTCCAGACGGAGAGATTCCTTTTATCTACTTCGACTTCTGA
- a CDS encoding PilZ domain-containing protein, with amino-acid sequence MSEPDQKPRSPRFYPRDFDEYIVQVDSGLITLEGKLGNISESGICILMSGEDLPGSIPIEGSVIERKTGKRLEFLGDVVWKIPKQVDSKRKFLYGIRFRDALELTESLILINLSLEG; translated from the coding sequence ATGAGTGAGCCTGATCAAAAACCTAGGAGTCCCAGATTTTATCCCAGAGATTTCGACGAGTACATCGTGCAGGTGGATTCTGGGCTCATCACGTTAGAAGGTAAACTCGGTAATATTTCCGAATCCGGTATTTGTATTTTAATGAGCGGAGAAGATTTGCCAGGCTCGATTCCAATCGAAGGTTCCGTCATTGAAAGAAAGACTGGCAAACGTTTAGAATTTTTAGGGGACGTAGTTTGGAAGATCCCAAAGCAGGTCGACTCCAAACGAAAGTTCTTATACGGGATACGTTTTAGAGATGCTTTAGAACTGACAGAGTCTCTCATACTCATCAATCTTTCCTTAGAAGGTTAA
- a CDS encoding RNA polymerase sigma factor, with product MIETDNPQRKQTVREKEIQLLKRIKEGDDKAYIELTGPYRERLYRKAVSMVKDGDDAEDIVQDALISGYRSIRNFRAESGVYTWLYRIVVNKSKDLLAKRKRARENSMDDSEFQVTDDRISFEKKVELSDESNYLINKIGELEDIYKEVIELRYFEEMSYSQIAEILGTNIGTVKSRLFKAKEFLKHLIMKDGKSEGFFR from the coding sequence ATGATCGAAACCGATAATCCTCAACGCAAACAAACCGTACGAGAAAAAGAAATCCAACTTCTAAAACGGATCAAAGAAGGGGATGATAAGGCATACATAGAGCTTACCGGCCCTTATAGGGAAAGATTATACAGAAAAGCTGTCTCCATGGTAAAAGATGGGGATGATGCAGAGGATATCGTCCAAGATGCACTGATCTCTGGATATCGCTCTATACGCAATTTTAGGGCTGAATCCGGGGTTTACACCTGGCTGTACCGTATCGTGGTCAATAAATCCAAGGACCTTCTGGCCAAAAGAAAGAGAGCCAGAGAGAATTCCATGGACGATTCGGAGTTCCAGGTCACTGACGATCGTATTAGCTTCGAAAAAAAAGTAGAACTTTCCGACGAGAGTAACTATCTAATCAACAAAATAGGCGAACTCGAGGATATATATAAAGAAGTCATCGAGCTCCGGTATTTCGAGGAAATGTCCTATTCACAAATAGCTGAGATTCTCGGAACCAATATCGGAACAGTCAAAAGCCGGCTCTTTAAGGCAAAGGAATTTTTGAAACATCTGATTATGAAGGATGGGAAGAGCGAAGGCTTTTTTAGGTAG